Proteins from one Cellulosilyticum lentocellum DSM 5427 genomic window:
- a CDS encoding SHOCT domain-containing protein, with the protein MRTVKVMSIIAIVVFSFSFLCLVGFSNNIEDYEAAIGWGIIAMIYGIPYAIASLVSSIRHGKKENGTGSKGNFMSVTEELVQLGTLKEKNAISEEEYDVMKAKLLSKISV; encoded by the coding sequence ATGAGAACAGTAAAAGTAATGTCTATCATAGCTATTGTGGTTTTTAGTTTTAGCTTCTTGTGTTTAGTGGGGTTCAGCAATAATATTGAGGACTATGAAGCAGCCATAGGTTGGGGAATTATAGCAATGATCTATGGTATCCCATATGCCATTGCTTCATTAGTAAGTAGTATAAGACATGGTAAGAAGGAAAACGGTACAGGAAGCAAAGGAAATTTTATGTCTGTAACAGAAGAATTGGTTCAGTTAGGTACTTTAAAAGAAAAGAACGCTATTTCTGAAGAAGAATATGATGTGATGAAAGCAAAATTATTAAGTAAAATCTCTGTTTAA
- a CDS encoding S4 domain-containing protein, giving the protein MLILIKHYYEAAFSKKAIPDHIPELVMEGERNTLQAIMPQLIKEKFVPSSNEFKRLLMQGGVQLNQIKVTSLEQEIGSGDVLKIGKKKFVRMK; this is encoded by the coding sequence TTGCTGATATTGATAAAACATTATTATGAAGCAGCTTTTAGTAAAAAGGCTATTCCAGACCATATTCCAGAGCTTGTAATGGAAGGAGAAAGAAACACCCTTCAGGCTATCATGCCGCAACTTATAAAAGAGAAATTTGTTCCAAGTAGTAATGAATTTAAGCGCCTATTGATGCAAGGTGGTGTACAACTTAATCAAATAAAGGTAACTAGCTTAGAACAAGAAATAGGGTCTGGAGATGTTCTTAAGATTGGAAAGAAAAAGTTTGTAAGAATGAAGTAA
- the aroD gene encoding type I 3-dehydroquinate dehydratase: MKPIIEVRNVKIGEGIPKICVPLIGKNNRELIEEANILKTFKLDVVEWRIDHHQDVEDIIQMKEALKMLRETLGDVPLLATFRSKKEGGEREISADYYVELNKAMAASGMADMIDIELFTGDEIVKEVVDFAHSQNVKVVMSNHDFFKTPAKEEIISRLCKMQEMNADLPKIAVMPQEAEDVLTLLSATNEMITKYADRPIITMSMGGLGIISRIAGEAFGSALTFGAAKLASAPGQVPVEKLVQVLEILHESK; encoded by the coding sequence ATGAAGCCAATCATAGAAGTGAGAAATGTTAAAATTGGAGAAGGTATACCCAAAATTTGTGTGCCTCTTATAGGGAAAAATAATAGAGAGCTTATTGAAGAAGCTAATATATTAAAAACGTTTAAACTTGATGTAGTAGAATGGCGTATTGATCATCACCAAGATGTAGAAGACATTATTCAAATGAAAGAAGCTTTAAAAATGCTTAGAGAAACGCTTGGGGATGTGCCTCTTCTTGCAACCTTTAGAAGTAAAAAAGAAGGTGGTGAAAGAGAAATTAGTGCAGATTACTATGTAGAACTTAATAAGGCAATGGCAGCAAGTGGTATGGCAGATATGATTGATATTGAGCTTTTTACTGGAGACGAGATAGTAAAAGAAGTCGTAGATTTTGCTCATAGTCAAAATGTAAAAGTGGTTATGTCAAATCATGATTTCTTTAAAACGCCAGCAAAAGAAGAGATTATTAGCCGTCTTTGCAAAATGCAAGAGATGAATGCAGACCTACCTAAAATTGCGGTTATGCCACAAGAAGCAGAGGATGTCTTAACACTTTTAAGTGCCACTAATGAAATGATAACAAAATATGCAGATAGACCGATTATTACAATGTCTATGGGAGGGCTTGGAATCATTAGCCGTATAGCAGGAGAAGCTTTTGGAAGTGCCCTTACCTTTGGAGCAGCTAAATTAGCATCTGCACCAGGACAAGTACCAGTAGAAAAATTAGTACAAGTTCTTGAAATTTTACATGAAAGTAAATGA
- a CDS encoding vWA domain-containing protein → MQQRNSKKPVALLAVLAIVMFGVIYLGISFTQDRGKDQTVISTENATEKLDSLYRKVAVETVEARKEPVTLEETALEDTLPDIDKSPVTVENTTDDYIEIFASPEKAGSDKDGWLNEVAEDFNHAGIQVNGSTVSVKVRNVASGLGKDYILSGKYVPDAYTPSNELWGDMISDQGGKVTLFKERLVGNVAGIVLSKSKNDELTKKYGAINLKTITDAVANNEIAMGYTNPFASSTGLNFLLSTLSTFDSQNPFSETAISGFEKFQENIPFVAYTTIQMRESAKTGALDGFIMEYQTYINDTELKGDYVFTPFGIRHDSPIYAIGDLSAEKQAILREFVQFATSETYAAKAVEYGFNGLDEYKSEMKSVDKQQITKAQKLWKEKKNGTKKISAVFVADISGSMDGEPLNNLKKSLITGAEYIGKDNSIGLVTYSDDVNINLPVGKFDLNHRSLFTGAVMDLEASGGTATFDGMIVALKMLMEEKAANPDAKLMLFVLSDGETNRGHSLNDIEGILRTLKIPVYTIGYNANISALNNISSINEAASINAESDDVIYKLASLFNAQM, encoded by the coding sequence ATGCAGCAAAGAAATAGTAAGAAGCCAGTGGCTTTATTAGCAGTGCTGGCTATCGTTATGTTCGGAGTGATTTATCTAGGTATTTCATTTACACAAGATAGAGGTAAGGATCAGACAGTTATCAGTACAGAAAATGCTACAGAGAAATTAGATTCACTTTATAGGAAAGTAGCAGTTGAAACAGTAGAAGCTAGGAAGGAACCAGTGACGTTAGAAGAAACAGCTTTGGAGGATACTTTACCAGATATTGATAAAAGTCCTGTAACTGTAGAAAATACAACAGATGATTACATAGAAATTTTCGCTTCACCAGAGAAAGCAGGAAGTGACAAAGACGGCTGGTTAAATGAAGTAGCAGAGGATTTTAATCATGCGGGTATACAAGTTAATGGGAGTACGGTGTCAGTAAAAGTCCGTAATGTAGCTTCTGGTTTAGGAAAGGATTATATTTTATCAGGCAAGTACGTACCAGATGCTTACACACCTTCTAATGAACTGTGGGGAGATATGATAAGTGACCAAGGGGGCAAGGTCACATTGTTTAAAGAAAGATTAGTAGGAAATGTAGCAGGTATTGTTTTATCTAAAAGTAAAAATGATGAGCTAACTAAAAAATATGGAGCCATTAACCTAAAGACTATAACAGATGCAGTAGCTAATAATGAAATAGCTATGGGATATACGAATCCCTTTGCTAGTTCTACAGGGCTTAACTTTTTACTATCTACCCTAAGTACTTTTGATAGTCAAAATCCTTTTAGTGAAACAGCCATTAGTGGATTTGAAAAGTTCCAGGAAAACATTCCATTTGTAGCTTATACAACTATACAAATGAGAGAATCTGCTAAGACAGGGGCACTAGATGGTTTTATTATGGAGTACCAGACTTATATCAATGATACAGAACTAAAAGGTGATTATGTGTTTACTCCATTTGGGATAAGACATGATAGCCCAATTTATGCTATAGGTGATTTGAGTGCAGAAAAACAAGCTATTTTAAGGGAGTTTGTTCAGTTTGCAACTTCAGAAACTTATGCAGCAAAAGCAGTTGAATATGGCTTTAATGGGTTAGATGAGTATAAATCAGAGATGAAGAGTGTAGATAAGCAGCAGATTACAAAGGCACAAAAGCTATGGAAGGAAAAGAAAAACGGTACTAAGAAAATATCAGCTGTATTTGTAGCTGACATCTCTGGCAGCATGGATGGGGAGCCACTTAATAATTTAAAGAAATCACTTATAACAGGCGCTGAATATATAGGAAAAGATAACTCAATTGGTCTAGTAACTTACTCTGACGATGTAAATATTAATTTGCCAGTAGGAAAATTTGACCTTAATCACCGTTCTTTATTTACTGGTGCAGTCATGGATCTTGAAGCAAGTGGCGGTACAGCTACCTTTGATGGCATGATTGTAGCACTAAAAATGTTAATGGAAGAAAAAGCAGCGAATCCCGATGCCAAGCTGATGTTATTTGTTTTAAGTGATGGAGAAACTAATAGGGGACATTCACTTAATGACATAGAGGGGATTTTAAGAACCCTTAAAATCCCTGTATATACCATTGGTTATAATGCCAATATATCGGCGCTTAACAATATTTCCAGTATTAATGAAGCGGCAAGTATTAATGCAGAGTCAGATGATGTCATTTACAAGCTAGCTAGTTTATTTAATGCGCAGATGTAG
- a CDS encoding toxic anion resistance protein, whose product MDFSMEVVDGKAVEEEVIEQIKPEPQEVVALKNIANQNVANLVKIDMTSLEERSTVLKGIEEFGLETIRKSSEKNSLLQVPIKDLSKLGGEGSEVAEGLVALQREMKNLDPSLIDFSKTGFLGKLFNPIRAYFEKYQKADSVINDIVASLERGKNTLKNDNTTLEIEEVALRDLTKKLAKEIEMGSFMDEAISQEVDKARSANEDADKIRFISEEVLFPLRQRIMDMQQMIIVNQQGIMAIEVIRRNNKELIRGVERAKNVTISALRIATMVASALYNQKIVLKKIEMLNETTNQLISGTANMLKQQGADIHKQSMEANVSVETLKSAFSDTMAALEAISTYKQEALPKMKETIAEFRELAEKGEKEIQKLEKNVQLESVQ is encoded by the coding sequence ATGGATTTTTCTATGGAAGTAGTGGATGGTAAGGCAGTTGAAGAGGAGGTTATAGAGCAGATTAAGCCTGAGCCTCAAGAGGTTGTGGCTCTAAAGAATATAGCAAACCAAAATGTAGCTAATCTTGTGAAGATAGACATGACTTCATTAGAGGAGAGAAGTACTGTTTTAAAAGGCATAGAGGAGTTTGGACTAGAGACCATTAGAAAGTCCTCCGAGAAAAATAGCTTATTACAAGTGCCTATTAAGGATTTATCTAAGCTTGGTGGAGAAGGCAGTGAAGTTGCTGAAGGGTTAGTAGCTTTGCAACGTGAAATGAAGAATTTAGATCCTAGCTTAATTGACTTTAGTAAAACAGGATTTTTAGGTAAATTATTTAATCCTATTAGAGCTTATTTTGAAAAATACCAAAAAGCAGATAGTGTAATTAATGATATTGTTGCTTCTCTAGAACGAGGGAAAAATACTTTGAAGAATGATAATACCACACTAGAAATAGAAGAAGTAGCCCTTCGGGATTTAACCAAAAAGTTAGCTAAAGAAATAGAGATGGGAAGCTTTATGGATGAAGCTATTTCACAGGAAGTGGATAAGGCTAGGTCGGCTAATGAGGATGCTGATAAAATAAGATTTATTTCAGAAGAGGTGCTGTTCCCACTGAGACAACGGATTATGGATATGCAGCAAATGATTATTGTTAATCAGCAGGGGATTATGGCCATAGAAGTGATTCGAAGAAATAATAAGGAGCTTATTAGAGGGGTAGAGCGCGCGAAGAATGTAACGATTTCAGCGCTTAGAATTGCCACTATGGTAGCTAGTGCCCTTTATAATCAAAAGATTGTACTTAAGAAAATAGAAATGCTTAATGAAACCACCAATCAATTAATTAGTGGCACTGCTAATATGTTGAAGCAGCAAGGAGCAGATATTCATAAACAATCTATGGAAGCTAATGTTTCTGTAGAAACTTTAAAAAGTGCTTTTTCAGATACAATGGCGGCCTTAGAAGCGATTAGTACGTATAAACAAGAAGCCTTGCCTAAGATGAAAGAGACCATAGCAGAGTTTAGAGAACTAGCAGAAAAGGGAGAGAAGGAGATACAAAAATTAGAAAAGAATGTTCAGCTAGAGAGCGTGCAATAA
- a CDS encoding alpha-N-arabinofuranosidase: protein MFKLYINPNIKKGHINKEIYGHFSEHLGRCIYEGIYVGEDSTIPHINGMRKDVVEALKKMGIPVLRWPGGCFADEYHWKDGIGPKENRKKMINTHWGGVVEDNSFGTHEFMELCEQLGCEAYISGNLGSGTVQEMSEWIEYLTFDGVSPMANLRAENGHSKPWRVKYFGVGNENWGCGGNMTPEGYANMYRCYQTYIRDYNNEQKINKICCGPNSDDYAWTKTVLKTCFENTPEHLNGHMNGLSLHYYTVPGSWEHKGSATKFDEEEWYKTLNKTLYMEELVRRHSTIMDEYDPQKKIGLIVDEWGIWFDVEPGTNPGFLYQQNTMRDALVAGINLNIFNKHCDRIKMANIAQIVNVLQSVILTEGEKMLLTPTYYVFYLYKNHQEATLVDSYIETTMIGKEDHQVPNLHESVSVDKNGVVNITINNLSVNESYEVESYFTDWNIQQVKATVLTARMDDYNSFDQPEKVQPTEFKDFSVVDQKLKFTIPACSVLHFEIK, encoded by the coding sequence ATGTTCAAGTTGTATATTAATCCTAATATTAAGAAAGGGCATATTAATAAAGAAATTTATGGGCATTTTTCAGAGCATTTGGGAAGATGTATTTACGAAGGTATTTATGTAGGTGAGGACTCTACGATACCTCATATCAATGGCATGCGAAAGGATGTAGTTGAGGCATTAAAGAAAATGGGTATTCCAGTACTACGTTGGCCAGGTGGATGCTTTGCAGATGAATATCACTGGAAAGATGGAATAGGACCTAAAGAAAATAGGAAAAAGATGATTAATACCCATTGGGGTGGCGTAGTAGAAGATAATAGTTTTGGAACACATGAGTTTATGGAGTTGTGTGAGCAACTTGGTTGTGAGGCATATATTAGTGGCAATCTGGGAAGTGGTACTGTTCAAGAAATGAGTGAATGGATAGAGTATCTGACTTTCGATGGGGTATCACCCATGGCTAATCTAAGAGCAGAAAATGGCCATTCAAAACCATGGCGAGTTAAGTATTTTGGTGTAGGAAATGAGAACTGGGGTTGTGGAGGCAATATGACACCAGAAGGCTATGCCAATATGTATAGATGTTATCAGACTTACATAAGGGATTATAATAATGAACAGAAAATTAATAAAATCTGTTGTGGTCCCAACAGTGATGATTATGCATGGACTAAAACGGTATTAAAAACTTGCTTTGAGAATACGCCAGAGCACTTAAATGGGCACATGAATGGTTTATCCTTACATTACTATACAGTACCAGGTTCATGGGAACATAAAGGAAGTGCTACTAAGTTTGATGAGGAAGAATGGTATAAAACACTTAATAAAACGCTATATATGGAAGAGCTAGTAAGACGCCATAGCACCATAATGGATGAATATGATCCACAGAAGAAAATTGGACTTATAGTAGATGAATGGGGCATATGGTTTGATGTAGAACCAGGTACAAATCCCGGCTTTTTATATCAACAAAATACAATGAGAGATGCCTTGGTAGCAGGAATTAATTTAAATATTTTTAATAAGCACTGTGATCGTATTAAAATGGCTAATATTGCTCAAATAGTGAATGTACTTCAATCTGTTATTTTAACAGAAGGAGAAAAGATGCTACTAACACCAACGTATTATGTGTTTTATTTATACAAGAATCATCAAGAGGCCACACTTGTAGATAGTTACATAGAAACCACTATGATTGGAAAGGAAGATCACCAAGTTCCTAATTTACATGAATCTGTTTCTGTAGATAAAAATGGCGTAGTTAATATAACCATTAATAATTTATCTGTTAATGAGTCTTATGAAGTAGAGAGCTATTTTACAGATTGGAATATACAACAAGTCAAAGCTACAGTCTTAACAGCAAGAATGGATGACTATAATAGTTTTGACCAGCCAGAGAAGGTGCAACCTACTGAATTTAAAGATTTTAGTGTGGTAGATCAAAAGCTCAAGTTTACAATACCAGCATGTAGTGTATTACATTTTGAGATTAAATAG
- a CDS encoding DUF6171 family protein — MRECKRCLIRDLDERLDYENMFTYIKQLDKEIKTEEILYESRLAICKQCQSLINGMCKHCGCFVEMRAAVQSNYCPYKKW, encoded by the coding sequence ATGAGAGAGTGTAAACGTTGTTTGATAAGAGACCTAGATGAAAGGTTGGACTATGAAAATATGTTTACCTATATTAAACAGTTAGATAAAGAAATAAAAACAGAAGAGATTCTTTATGAAAGCAGGCTTGCAATATGTAAACAATGTCAATCTCTCATCAATGGTATGTGCAAGCATTGTGGTTGCTTTGTTGAAATGCGAGCAGCTGTGCAAAGTAATTATTGTCCTTATAAAAAATGGTAA
- a CDS encoding helix-turn-helix domain-containing protein: MNQSSPNYDNLIVTIGYFISRQCNPDWIIEESRIDFIDMTYIYSGEATYVINHKTYHVKAGDLLCIPQHSLRSATTNPHNPMMCYPVNFLIHDFEHNEVSLPFPIVSHIGILDSLIHFYQELNVAWLEKKPGYILHSRTLFTGILYRLLSLLYYRNDLTFIDPRIKKVISYIAQHYTDKLSVELLAELVGLNPVYFGNLFKQCTGCCVKRYINQIKINHAENLLLSGEFTITATALKCGFDDIYYFSKLFKDIKGYSPSQVSQFH; encoded by the coding sequence ATGAATCAAAGTTCACCTAATTATGATAATCTTATCGTTACCATTGGCTATTTCATTTCTAGGCAATGTAATCCTGATTGGATTATAGAAGAGAGCCGTATTGATTTCATTGATATGACTTATATTTACAGTGGAGAAGCCACTTATGTTATTAATCATAAGACCTATCATGTCAAAGCTGGAGATTTACTTTGTATTCCTCAACATAGTCTGCGTTCTGCTACCACTAATCCTCATAATCCCATGATGTGTTATCCTGTTAATTTTCTAATTCATGACTTTGAACATAACGAAGTCTCTTTGCCATTCCCCATTGTTTCGCATATTGGCATTCTTGACTCTCTTATTCACTTTTATCAGGAACTTAATGTAGCTTGGTTAGAGAAAAAGCCTGGATACATACTTCATTCACGTACGCTCTTTACTGGCATTTTATATAGACTACTTTCTCTCCTTTATTATCGCAATGATTTAACCTTTATAGACCCCCGTATCAAAAAGGTCATCTCTTATATTGCTCAGCATTATACTGATAAACTGTCAGTAGAACTACTGGCTGAATTAGTGGGGCTCAATCCCGTTTACTTTGGTAACTTATTTAAGCAATGTACCGGCTGCTGTGTCAAAAGATATATCAATCAAATCAAAATTAACCATGCTGAAAATCTACTATTAAGTGGTGAGTTTACTATTACAGCTACCGCCTTAAAGTGTGGTTTTGATGATATCTACTACTTCAGCAAACTCTTTAAGGATATTAAAGGATACTCTCCTTCACAAGTTAGTCAATTTCATTAA
- a CDS encoding alpha-glucuronidase yields the protein MNGNEKSKMYHCWLDYQLHKKQSKEWIYGNQIYCAEDLLKEGVIQSAIDELKLFFLQHFDLSMDVVTKRPVQAHIALDVAETYGLKEGAYEMVAEDNQLLIHADSCNGILYGAFGLIQVIKRQIPVQGLKIKEEPINKIRMINHWDNSDGSIERGYAGKSIFYHNNEIIQDMGRIKDYARLLASVGINSICINNVNVHHYETQFITDIYLKDIARIAKVFETYGIRLFLSVNFAAPISLDHLENADPLNTEVREWWRKTAEHIYKVIPNLGGFLVKADSENRPGPFTYGRTHAEGANMLADAVRAYGGLVIWRCFVYNCHVDWRDRTTDRARAAYDHFIDLDGQFNDNVILQIKNGPMDFQIREPLSPLFGGLKNTNQILEFQITQEYTGQQKHICFLVPMWKECLDFDTYAKGENSRIKDIVSGNLFGNKETGIAGVVNIGDSECWSGNPMAAANLYGFGRLCWNPHLSSKEIADEWISLTLGSDKKVREVVSKILLTSRKTYEDYTVPLGIGWMVNVGHHYGPNIEGYEYSPWGTYHYADYKGIGVDRTMETGTGYVRQYLEPNRSLYENIKTCPEELLLFFHHVAYDYELKDGRTLLQYIYDVHFEGVEQVSSYQKAWKSLNGSIDQDFYNAVNEGLEIQLKDAKEWRDVVNTYFYRKTGIRDSKNRKIYE from the coding sequence ATGAATGGTAACGAAAAAAGTAAAATGTATCACTGCTGGCTGGACTATCAACTACATAAAAAGCAATCAAAAGAATGGATTTATGGCAATCAAATTTACTGCGCTGAGGACCTATTAAAGGAAGGGGTAATTCAATCAGCCATTGATGAGCTAAAATTGTTTTTTCTGCAACACTTTGACTTAAGTATGGACGTAGTAACCAAAAGGCCAGTACAAGCACATATCGCCTTAGACGTTGCAGAGACTTATGGATTAAAGGAAGGCGCTTATGAAATGGTCGCAGAAGACAATCAGCTTCTAATACATGCAGATAGTTGTAACGGGATTTTATATGGTGCATTTGGATTGATACAAGTTATTAAAAGGCAAATACCTGTTCAAGGACTAAAGATTAAAGAAGAACCCATTAATAAAATAAGAATGATTAACCACTGGGATAATAGTGACGGTAGTATTGAAAGAGGTTATGCAGGAAAGTCTATCTTTTATCATAACAATGAAATCATACAAGACATGGGTAGGATTAAAGACTATGCTAGGTTATTAGCTTCTGTAGGTATTAATAGTATTTGTATCAATAATGTAAACGTTCATCATTATGAGACTCAATTTATTACAGACATTTATTTAAAGGATATTGCACGTATTGCTAAAGTGTTTGAAACTTATGGTATTCGTCTGTTCCTGAGCGTTAATTTTGCAGCGCCTATTAGCCTTGATCATTTAGAAAATGCAGATCCTTTAAATACAGAGGTTAGAGAGTGGTGGAGAAAAACAGCCGAGCACATTTATAAGGTAATTCCCAATCTAGGTGGATTTTTAGTGAAAGCAGACTCAGAAAATAGGCCTGGACCGTTTACTTATGGACGTACTCATGCAGAAGGCGCCAATATGCTAGCAGATGCTGTAAGAGCTTATGGGGGGCTTGTTATATGGCGCTGCTTTGTTTATAACTGCCATGTGGATTGGCGAGATAGGACAACAGATAGAGCTAGAGCGGCATATGACCATTTCATAGATTTAGATGGCCAATTTAATGATAATGTAATTTTGCAAATCAAGAATGGTCCTATGGATTTCCAAATTAGAGAACCATTATCGCCATTATTCGGAGGACTTAAAAATACGAATCAAATTTTAGAGTTTCAAATCACACAAGAATATACAGGACAACAAAAGCATATTTGCTTTTTGGTACCTATGTGGAAAGAATGCTTGGATTTTGATACTTATGCAAAAGGAGAAAATAGCAGGATTAAAGATATTGTAAGTGGCAATTTATTTGGTAATAAAGAAACAGGCATAGCAGGTGTTGTGAATATTGGAGACAGTGAGTGCTGGAGCGGAAATCCTATGGCAGCAGCTAATTTATATGGCTTTGGTAGACTATGTTGGAATCCTCATTTATCTTCTAAAGAAATTGCAGATGAATGGATTAGTCTTACATTAGGATCGGATAAAAAAGTTCGTGAGGTAGTTAGTAAAATACTTTTAACGTCTAGAAAAACTTATGAAGATTATACTGTACCTTTAGGTATAGGCTGGATGGTTAATGTAGGCCACCACTATGGTCCAAATATTGAAGGATATGAATATTCACCTTGGGGAACCTACCATTATGCCGATTACAAGGGTATAGGTGTTGATCGTACTATGGAAACAGGAACGGGTTATGTAAGACAGTATCTAGAACCTAATAGGAGTTTGTACGAAAATATTAAAACTTGCCCAGAAGAACTTCTTTTATTTTTCCATCATGTTGCTTATGACTATGAGCTAAAAGATGGTAGGACACTATTACAATATATATATGATGTTCACTTTGAAGGTGTAGAGCAAGTAAGTAGCTATCAAAAAGCATGGAAAAGCCTTAATGGAAGCATAGACCAAGACTTTTATAATGCAGTTAACGAAGGTTTAGAAATTCAGCTAAAGGACGCTAAAGAATGGCGGGATGTGGTTAATACTTATTTCTATAGAAAAACAGGGATAAGGGATAGTAAAAATAGAAAAATTTATGAGTAG